A single window of Paenibacillus sp. SYP-B4298 DNA harbors:
- a CDS encoding transposase has translation MYILQESLFSFEELQKIESKERLPIFFSALDLRPYAKQLRNPSPRGADAHCRQGILRALLAAPLENIDTFTGLARRLEFDLRFRYQCGLRLDIPAPSISTLSRVFAELTRQSLAQQLFEDLVAQCQEAGIIDGTHVAIDSAAIHAYEKKEPKRKSELTGNANWGVKLDTFGNKVKWLGYKLHLAVDTKSELPIALNVTPARVNDGDEGPTLMKRTAERFKPRFFMLDAGYDQMKNYETARNVKAQAIIPMNPRNEKEPPAGMTSKGTPCCSMGFAMTYWGQEKERLKFRCPHATGKVDCPLGMTACSSSNYGMVVKVSSREDLRRYALPHRESRNWKELYNKRTSVERCNSRMKSHLTADQLHVWGIQKVTTHQYMNAIVLLASALAVSRQRVTNAA, from the coding sequence ATGTATATTCTCCAAGAAAGTCTATTTTCCTTTGAGGAGCTTCAAAAAATCGAATCGAAAGAACGACTGCCCATCTTTTTCAGTGCACTGGACCTGAGACCGTATGCAAAGCAACTGAGAAATCCCTCACCCCGAGGAGCGGACGCACACTGCCGTCAAGGTATTCTTCGCGCATTACTTGCGGCTCCCTTAGAGAACATTGATACGTTCACCGGCCTGGCGCGCAGACTGGAGTTTGACCTTCGATTCCGTTACCAGTGTGGACTTCGGCTGGACATCCCTGCCCCTTCGATTTCTACGTTAAGCCGGGTTTTTGCCGAGTTGACTCGCCAAAGCCTTGCCCAGCAGTTATTTGAGGATCTTGTCGCTCAGTGTCAAGAAGCTGGAATCATCGACGGAACTCATGTCGCCATCGACAGTGCAGCCATTCACGCCTACGAGAAAAAAGAACCCAAGCGAAAAAGCGAACTCACCGGCAACGCCAACTGGGGAGTTAAACTCGATACGTTTGGCAATAAAGTCAAGTGGTTGGGCTATAAGCTGCATCTAGCCGTCGATACGAAGAGTGAACTTCCGATTGCCCTAAACGTTACACCCGCTCGTGTGAATGATGGTGATGAGGGACCTACACTCATGAAGCGAACCGCCGAACGATTCAAGCCTCGTTTTTTCATGCTGGATGCAGGATATGACCAAATGAAAAATTACGAAACGGCTCGGAACGTCAAGGCTCAAGCGATTATTCCAATGAATCCGCGGAACGAAAAGGAACCCCCTGCAGGTATGACAAGCAAAGGAACACCTTGCTGTTCGATGGGGTTTGCGATGACGTATTGGGGACAGGAAAAGGAACGTTTGAAGTTTCGTTGTCCACATGCGACGGGAAAAGTGGATTGTCCCTTAGGCATGACGGCCTGTTCGTCGTCCAATTACGGAATGGTCGTTAAGGTCAGCAGCAGAGAAGATTTACGCCGCTATGCGTTACCACACCGAGAAAGCCGGAATTGGAAAGAACTCTACAACAAACGAACGAGTGTAGAACGATGTAACTCTCGAATGAAGTCGCACCTAACCGCAGATCAATTGCATGTTTGGGGCATTCAGAAAGTCACGACTCACCAGTATATGAATGCCATTGTTTTGCTTGCTTCTGCGCTAGCTGTATCGAGACAGCGAGTCACAAACGCCGCTTAA